The following coding sequences lie in one Capsicum annuum cultivar UCD-10X-F1 chromosome 5, UCD10Xv1.1, whole genome shotgun sequence genomic window:
- the LOC107871472 gene encoding protein MAIN-LIKE 2, which yields MVDYYATTPGPVEDVVLYDQDKHVSSAVWEGQERGALRCHEHTSKLDQWMLTEKQVELVRKAGFGYLRMIPAISLDNPLISALVERWRRETNTFHFTIGEMTVTLEDVAYLLGLPVDGEAVIGVTYTSCEAVCIRLLGKAPDSGYMSGGMVKLSWLKENFSHCPEDASIEDIERCTRAYLLYLVGSTIFSTTTGNKVPVMYLPLFENFDEAGKYAWGAAALSFLYRALGNASLRSQSTISGCLTLLQCWSYYHLNIGRPKLNHDPIHECFPFVLRWKGKQSSPTSNRDVAFYRKSLDSMKPIDVDWCPYSNISHTVIPEYILRSLILGRSKTMLVCYDKAERHLPDRCLRQFGMHQTVPEEVQKWERKTRGVDGGVDLSAKMESELNEWSNRHLYIVEAEEDVEESEYMQWYLGITRKLVGRPVPISSEFQRMNAALREIAHITDSLSTHGMDDQQLQSVSRIRYITYECLKDQVASPVVVAANSQSEAGKRVRGKERVRRRGVGKRKRKEEVEQYYAAGIPMQSRIPATTFDVDPSHLYHISNEVDNSHLCISVSEDDHGRISHMAQSVDDIDFCEDAKEIDESHFHHLTGEEDGHLSSEVAEAKPHASMNVVVPQVSHEAREDVAQQNDYGVLV from the exons ATGGTGGACTACTATGCAACTACTCCTGGACcagttgaggatgttgtgttgtatGATCAAGATAAACATGTATCATCTGCTGTTTGGGAGGGACAG GAGCGTGGTGCTCTTAGGTGCCATGAACACACATCAAAGCTCGATCAGTGGATGCTCACAGAGAAACAGGTTGAATTGGTTAGAAAGGCTGGATTTGGCTATTTGAGAATGATACCGGCAATCAGTTTGGATAACCCACTCATATCTGCCCTAGTTGAGAGATGGAGGAGAGAAACAAACACGTTCCATTTCACCATTGGGGAAATGACTGTGACCCTTGAGGATGTCGCCTACTTGCTTGGGCTACCAGTTGATGGTGAAGCTGTTATAGGTGTGACATATACTTCATGTGAAGCAGTCTGTATCAGATTGTTAGGGAAAGCACCTGACTCTGGATATATGagtggtgggatggtaaagctaAGTTGGTTGAAAGAGAACTTCTCCCATTGTCCGGAGGATGCTTCCATAGAGGATATTGAGCGTTGTACGCGTGCTTATCTTCTTTACCTGGTTGGTAGCACCATCTTTTCAACTACCACTGGTAACAAAGTACCTGTCATGTACCTTCCactgtttgaaaattttgatgaagCTGGCAAGTATGCTTGGGGTGCTGCAGCCTTATCCTTCTTGTACAGAGCGCTTGGCAATGCTTCCCTTAGGTCCCAAAGCACAATTAGTGGCTGTTTGACACTTTTACAG TGCTGGAGTTACTACCACCTAAATATAGGTCGGCCAAAGCTTAATCATGATCCAATCCATGAGTGTTTCCCATTTGTGCTTAGGTGGAAAGGTAAACAAAGCAGTCCAACCTCAAACCGTGATGTGGCATTCTACCGAAAATCATTGGACTCTATGAAGCCAATTGAT GTTGACTGGTGTCCTTACTCAAACATTAGTCATACCGTCATACCAGAATATATATTGCGCAGTCTCATTCTGGGGAGATCAAAGACCATGTTGGTATGTTATGATAAGGCAGAAAGACACCTTCCAGATCGTTGCCTACGGCAGTTTGGCATGCATCAGACAGTCCCTGAAGAGGTACAGAAGTGGGAGAGGAAGACTCGGGGAGTTGATGGTGGTGTAGATCTCTCAGCAAAAATGGAATCAGAGCTTAATGAATGGTCAAATCGTCATCTTTACATTGTAGAGGCGGAGGAAGATGTGGAGGAAAGTGAATACATGCAGTGGTATTTGGGAATTACAAGGAAGTTGGTTGGGAGGCCTGTACCTATCTCATCTGAGTTTCAACGAATG AATGCTGCACTGAGGGAGATTGCCCATATAACAGACTCCCTTTCAACTCATGGGATGGATGATCAACAGTTACAATCTGTCTCAAGAATCCGATATATTACGTATGAATGCCTGAAGGATCAGGTTGCAAGTCCAGTAGTTGTTGCAGCAAATTCACAAAGTGAGGCCGGAAAGAGAGTACGTGGAAAGGAGAGAGTAAGAAGGAGAGGGGTGGGAAAACGTAAGCGTAAAGAGGAGGTAGAGCAATATTATGCAGCAGGGATACCCATGCAATCCCGGATACCTGCTACAACTTTCGATGTGGATCCTTCTCACCTGTATCACATCAGCAATGAGGTGGATAATTCTCATTTGTGTATTTCAGTAAGCGAAGATGATCATGGTCGGATATCTCATATGGCTCAAAGTGTCGATGACATTGATTTCTGCGAAGATGCTAAGGAAATCGATGAATCACACTTTCATCATCTAACCGGAGAAGAAGATGGCCATCTCTCTAGTGAAGTCGCGGAAGCTAAACCTCATGCTTCAATGAATGTCGTCGTTCCTCAAGTTTCCCATGAAGCTAGAGAGGATGTTGCACAGCAGAACGATTACGGGGTTCTTGTTTAG